Proteins encoded in a region of the Natronorubrum halophilum genome:
- a CDS encoding extracellular solute-binding protein: protein MVDGISRRNFVKGGSAATAAAIAGCVGGDDDVGERKAHDDDEMGNGERPLQWIGPDWAINSEQADKMTEMGDVEVNTTIATIGDTQAQLLGGDAEITDVMTTDTTGAGALTRDNPSTIPMPVDELDNWDEEQISDLFTNPTERLSHLGAQVETVNRELWVDGDTREELLFSPYAYNFDAMGYNPSYVDDVSLWSALFDEQYEGRTIVGETAAITIPQSMMHLLDNDMLDADIGELNDPTQDQLDAAIDFLIEQKEVGQFRSTWEAYGESVTLMAGEEAVIGDLWQPAAMDVRREGTPCTYATMSDGVQGYRYWYGGMSTLIGARERRNVSEVQYLYNNVHLGAWFPGFIQGSGYSVPHYENEELVRDGSDESGDGMGPEYYDWAYRGEATYDSLDEPALFDPLDYDWSMEEGSPDSNGGTRDSGPIEERIDRIGFFQIWPSEADYMVSRWEDFLAA from the coding sequence ATGGTAGACGGCATTAGCAGACGGAACTTCGTAAAGGGGGGAAGCGCAGCGACCGCTGCCGCAATCGCCGGCTGTGTGGGGGGCGATGACGACGTCGGCGAACGAAAAGCCCACGATGACGACGAGATGGGCAACGGCGAACGTCCGCTGCAGTGGATCGGCCCGGACTGGGCGATTAACAGCGAACAGGCGGACAAGATGACGGAGATGGGTGACGTCGAGGTCAATACCACTATCGCGACGATCGGTGACACGCAAGCCCAGTTGCTGGGCGGTGACGCAGAAATCACCGACGTAATGACGACCGACACGACGGGTGCCGGCGCGTTGACCAGGGACAATCCGAGTACGATACCGATGCCGGTAGACGAACTGGATAACTGGGACGAAGAACAGATTTCGGACCTGTTTACGAATCCGACGGAACGGCTCAGTCACCTCGGGGCGCAGGTCGAGACGGTCAACCGCGAGCTGTGGGTCGATGGCGACACTCGTGAGGAACTGCTGTTTTCACCGTACGCGTACAACTTCGACGCGATGGGATACAACCCGTCGTACGTCGATGACGTCTCGCTCTGGAGCGCCCTGTTCGACGAGCAGTACGAAGGGCGGACGATCGTCGGGGAGACCGCGGCGATCACCATCCCGCAGTCGATGATGCACCTGCTGGACAACGATATGCTCGATGCGGATATCGGCGAACTGAACGACCCGACGCAGGATCAACTCGATGCGGCGATCGATTTCTTGATCGAACAGAAAGAGGTCGGCCAGTTCCGTTCCACCTGGGAAGCGTACGGCGAATCGGTGACGCTCATGGCGGGCGAAGAGGCCGTGATCGGCGACCTCTGGCAGCCGGCAGCGATGGACGTCAGGCGGGAGGGTACTCCGTGTACGTACGCGACGATGAGCGACGGCGTCCAGGGATACCGATACTGGTACGGCGGCATGTCGACGCTCATCGGCGCTCGAGAGCGACGAAACGTAAGCGAGGTGCAGTACCTGTACAATAACGTTCATCTCGGTGCCTGGTTCCCCGGTTTTATCCAGGGGAGCGGATACTCCGTCCCGCACTACGAGAACGAAGAACTCGTTCGCGACGGATCCGACGAGTCCGGAGACGGAATGGGGCCGGAGTACTACGACTGGGCGTACCGTGGCGAAGCCACCTACGATTCGCTCGACGAACCGGCGCTCTTCGATCCGCTCGATTACGACTGGTCGATGGAAGAGGGAAGCCCGGACTCCAACGGCGGAACCCGCGACAGCGGTCCGATCGAAGAGCGAATCGACCGCATCGGCTTCTTCCAGATCTGGCCGAGCGAAGCCGACTACATGGTCTCGCGCTGGGAAGACTTCCTCGCCGCCTGA
- a CDS encoding ABC transporter permease: MTEVTGLVAPTVLWFVVFLIVPLLVILFYSFLTYESFSVVQEFTLSAWVDNVITSGAVHSAFVRTIGVGIIVTAITLVFGYPLAYYLRFHTTPMMGIVLLLFLVIPFWTSELIRTFGWLPILGRNGVINGLLLNLGVISEPMGWLLYSSFSQAIGYLQNYVVFMAAPIYISLSQIDEGLIDASETLRSNPIQTFRNVTWPLSLPGVAIGCMFTFVLTIGNFTVPSFLSGGANTVPTLIFNRYGQGLNYPSAASLSITLLAVIFIFVFVLFRVVDIADIASQE, encoded by the coding sequence GTGACGGAAGTAACCGGTCTCGTCGCCCCGACCGTGCTCTGGTTCGTGGTGTTCCTGATCGTCCCACTGCTGGTGATTCTCTTCTACAGCTTTCTCACGTACGAATCGTTTAGCGTCGTCCAGGAGTTCACGCTCTCGGCCTGGGTCGACAACGTGATCACCTCCGGTGCGGTTCACAGCGCGTTCGTCAGGACCATCGGCGTCGGAATCATCGTGACCGCGATCACGCTCGTGTTCGGCTATCCCCTCGCCTACTACCTTCGATTCCACACGACACCGATGATGGGAATCGTCCTGCTGTTGTTCTTGGTTATTCCCTTCTGGACCTCCGAACTGATCCGGACGTTCGGCTGGCTCCCGATTCTCGGCCGAAACGGGGTCATCAACGGACTGCTGTTGAACCTCGGCGTGATCAGCGAACCGATGGGATGGTTGCTCTACTCTTCGTTTTCACAGGCGATCGGCTACCTACAGAACTACGTCGTGTTCATGGCCGCACCGATCTACATCTCGCTGTCTCAGATCGACGAAGGGCTCATCGACGCGTCCGAGACGCTGCGTAGCAATCCGATCCAGACGTTCCGAAACGTCACGTGGCCGCTGAGCCTGCCCGGCGTCGCGATCGGCTGCATGTTCACGTTCGTGCTGACGATCGGTAACTTCACCGTCCCGTCGTTCCTCAGCGGCGGTGCAAACACCGTGCCGACGTTGATCTTCAACCGGTACGGTCAGGGCCTCAACTACCCTTCTGCCGCGTCGCTCTCGATCACGCTTCTCGCCGTGATCTTCATCTTCGTGTTCGTCCTGTTCCGCGTCGTCGATATCGCGGATATCGCGAGTCAGGAGTAG